The Podarcis muralis chromosome 10, rPodMur119.hap1.1, whole genome shotgun sequence genome includes a region encoding these proteins:
- the LOC144329045 gene encoding uncharacterized protein LOC144329045 encodes MVCGKNINNSGSLRRYQRTHTGAKPFKCMECGKSFSQSAQLRSHQWTHTGEKPYKCIECGKSFSDIGSLRKHQRTHTGEKPFKCIECGKSFSRSGNLRNHQQTHTGEKPFECMECGKSFSENGSLRNHQRTHTVEKPYKCLECGKSFSRSGHLNIHQRTHTGEKPYKCLECGKSFTDRGSLRRHQRTHTGEKPFKCMECGKEFSQSGVLRNHQRTHTGEKPYKCLECGKSFSRSGNLRKHQRTHTGEKPFKCIECGKSFSENGSLRNHQWTHTGEKPYKCLECGKSFSENGSLRSHQWTHTGEKPFKCIECGKSFSENGKLRNHQRTHTGEKPFKCIECVKSLSENGSLRKHQWTHTVEKPYKCMERGKSFSLSGNLRTHQQTHIGEKPFKCIECGKSFSKNGSLRKHQWTHTGEKPYKCMERGKSFSLSGNLRTHQRTHTGEKPFKCMECGKEFSQSGELRLHQRTHTGEKPFKCIPCGKSFSRSGTLRTHQRTHTGEKPFKCMECGKSFSQSGNLRNHQQTHTGEKPYKCLECGKSFSRSGDLRTHQRTHTGEKPFECMECGKSFSQSAQLRSHQWTHTGDKPYKCIECGKSFSDIGSLRTHQRTHTGEKPFKCMECGKEFSQSGDLRRHQRTHTGEKPFKCMECGKEFSQSGVLRNHQRTHTGEKPYKCLECGKSFSDRGSLRSHQRTHTGEKPFKCIECGKSFSENGKLRNHQRTHTGEKPFKCMECGKEFSQSGDLRRHQRTHTGEKPFKCMECGKEFSQSGVLRNHQRTHTGEKPYKCLECGKSFSDRGSLRSHQRTHTGEKPFKCIECGKSFSENGKLRNHQRTHTGEKPFKCIECGKSFSENGSLRKHQWTHTGEKPYKCMERGKSFSLSGNLRTHQQTYTGEKPFKCMECGKEFSQSGELRLHQRTHTGEKPFKCIACGKSFSKSGNLRTHQRTHTGEKPFKCIECGKSFSKSGNLRTHQRTHTGEKPFKCMECGKSFSQSGNLRNHQRTHTGEKPFECMECGKSFSQSAQLRSHQWTHTGEKPYKCIECGKSFSDIGSVRTHQRTHTGEKPFKCMECGKEFSQSGDLRRHQRTHTGEKPDTVFFAP; translated from the coding sequence atggtgtgtggaaAGAACATTAAtaatagtggaagccttagaagatatcaacggactcacacaggggcgaaaccgtttaaatgcatggagtgtggaaagagcttcagtcagagtgcacaacttagatcacatcaatggactcacacaggggagaaaccatataaatgtatcgagtgtggaaagagctttagtgatattggaagccttagaaaacatcaacggactcacacaggggagaaaccatttaaatgtatcgagtgtggaaagagcttcagtcggagtggaaaccttagaaatcatcaacagactcacacaggggagaaaccatttgaatgcatggagtgtggaaagagctttagtgaaaatggaagccttaggaaccatcaacggactcacacagtggagaaaccatataaatgtctggagtgtggaaagagcttcagtcggagtggacacctcaatatacatcaacggactcacacaggggagaaaccatataaatgtctggagtgtggaaagagttttactgatcgtggaagccttagaagacatcaacggactcacacaggggagaaaccatttaaatgcatggagtgtggaaaggaattcagtcagagtggagttcttaggaaccatcaacggactcacacaggggagaaaccatataaatgtctggagtgtggaaagagcttcagtcggagtggaaaccttagaaaacatcaacggactcacacaggggagaaaccatttaaatgtatcgagtgtggaaagagctttagtgaaaatggaagccttaggaaccatcaatggactcacacaggggagaaaccatataaatgtctggagtgtggaaagagttttagtgaaaatggaagccttagatcacatcaatggactcacacaggggagaaaccatttaaatgtatcgagtgtggaaagagcttcagtgaaaatggaaagcttaggaaccatcaacggactcacacaggggagaaaccatttaaatgtatcgagtgtgtaAAGAGCTtaagtgaaaatggaagccttaggaaacatcaatggactcacacggtggagaaaccatataaatgtatggagcgtggaaagagcttcagtctgagtggaaaccttagaacacatcaacagactcacataggggagaaaccatttaaatgtatcgagtgtggaaagagctttagtaaaaatggaagccttaggaaacatcaatggactcacacaggggagaaaccatataaatgtatggagcgtggaaagagcttcagtctgagtggaaaccttagaacacatcaacggactcacacaggggagaaaccatttaaatgcatggagtgtggaaaggaattcagtcagagtggagaacTTAGactacatcaacggactcacacaggggagaaaccatttaaatgtatcccgtgtggaaagagcttcagtcggagtggaacccttagaacacatcaacggactcacacaggggagaaaccatttaaatgcatggagtgtggaaagagcttcagtcagagtggaaaccttagaaatcatcaacagactcacacaggggagaaaccatataaatgtctggagtgtggaaagagcttcagtcggagtggagatcttagaacacatcaacggactcacacaggggagaaaccatttgaatgcatggagtgtggaaagagcttcagtcagagtgcacaacttagatcacatcaatggactcacacaggcgataaaccatataaatgtatcgagtgtggaaagagctttagtgatattggaagccttagaacacatcaacggactcacacaggggagaaaccatttaaatgcatggagtgtggaaaggaattcagtcagagtggagatcttagaagacatcaacggactcacacaggggagaaaccatttaaatgcatggagtgtggaaaggaattcagtcagagtggagttcttaggaaccatcaacggactcacacaggggagaaaccatataaatgtctggagtgtggaaagagttttagtgatcgtggaagccttagatcacatcaacggactcacacaggggagaaaccatttaaatgtatcgagtgtggaaagagctttagtgaaaatggaaagcttaggaaccatcaacggactcacacaggggagaaaccatttaaatgcatggagtgtggaaaggaattcagtcagagtggagatcttagaagacatcaacggactcacacaggggagaaaccatttaaatgcatggagtgtggaaaggaattcagtcagagtggagttcttaggaaccatcaacggactcacacaggggagaaaccatataaatgtctggagtgtggaaagagttttagtgatcgtggaagccttagatcacatcaacggactcacacaggggagaaaccatttaaatgtatcgagtgtggaaagagctttagtgaaaatggaaagcttaggaaccatcaacggactcacacaggggagaaaccatttaaatgtatcgagtgtggaaagagctttagtgaaaatggaagccttaggaaacatcaatggactcacacaggggagaaaccatataaatgtatggagcgtggaaagagcttcagtttgagtggaaaccttagaacacatcaacagacttacacaggggagaaaccatttaaatgcatggagtgtggaaaggaattcagtcagagtggagaacTTAGactacatcaacggactcacacaggggagaaaccatttaaatgtatcgcgtgtggaaagagctttagtaaaagtggaaaccttagaacacatcaacggactcacacaggggagaaaccatttaaatgtatcgagtgtggaaagagctttagtaaaagtggaaaccttagaacacatcaacggactcacacaggggagaaaccatttaaatgcatggagtgtggaaagagcttcagtcagagtggaaaccttagaaatcatcaacggactcacacaggggagaaaccatttgaatgcatggagtgtggaaagagcttcagccagagtgcacaacttagatcacatcaatggactcacacaggcgagaaaccatataaatgtatcgagtgtggaaagagctttagtgatattgGAAGcgttagaacacatcaacggactcacacaggggagaaaccatttaaatgcatggagtgtggaaaggaattcagtcagagtggagatcttagaagacatcaacggactcacacaggggagaaaccagataccgtatttttcgccccatag
- the LOC144329058 gene encoding uncharacterized protein LOC144329058, which produces MVCGKNINNSGSLRRYQRTHTGEKPFKCMECGKSFSQSAQLRSHQWTHTGEKPYKCIECGKSFSDIGSLRKHQRTHTGEKPLNCIECGKSFSRSGNLRNHQQTHTGEKPFECMECGKSFSENGSLRNHQRTHTVEKPYKCLECGKSFNRSGHLNIHQRTHTGEKPYKCLECGKSFTDRGSLRRHQRTHTGEKPFKCMECGKEFSQSGVLRNHQRTHTGEKPYKCLECGKSFSRSGNLRKHQRTHTGEKPFKCIECGKSFSENGSLRNHQWTHTGEKPYKCLECGKSFSDRGSLRNHQWTHTGEKPYKCLECGKSFSDRGSLRSHQWTHTGEKPFKCIECGKSFSENGKLRRHQRTHTGEKPFKCIECGKSFSENGSLRKHQWTHTGEKPYKCMERGKSFSLSGNLRTHQQTHTGEKPFKCIACGKSFSRSGTLRTHQLTHTGEKPFKCMECGKSFSQSGNLRNHQQTHTGAKPYKCLECGNSFSRSGDLRTHQRTHTGEKPFECMECGKSFSYDAGLRQHQRTHTGEKPFKCMECGKEFSQSAQLRSHQRTHTGEKPYKCLECGNSFSRSGDLRRHQRTHTGEKPFKCMECGKNFNNSGSLRRHERTHTGEKPFECIECGKSFSKSGNLRSHQRTHTGEKPFKCIECGKSFSENGKLRNHQWTHTGEKPYKCIECGKSFSDSGCLRRHQRTHTGEKPFKCMECGKSFSQSGDLRNHQRTHTGEKPYKCIECGKEFSQSGDLRTHQRTHTGEKPFKCMECGKSFSQSGDLRNHQRTHTGEKPFKCMECGKSFSQSGDLRNHQRTHTGEKPFQCMECGKSFSRAADLRRYQRTHTGEKPFKCMECGKSFSQSAQLRSHQWTHTGEKPYKCIECGKSFSDIGSLRKHQRTHTGEKPFKCIECGKSFSRSGNLRNHQQTHTGEKPFKCMECGKEFSQSGHLNIHQRTHTGEKPYKCMECGKSFSDRGSLRSHQWTHTGEKPFKCMECGKEFSQSGALRRHQRTHTGEKPFKCMECGKEFSQSGSLRRYQQTHTGEKPFKCMECGKEFSQSGDLRRHQWTHTGEKPFKYIECGKSFSRSGNLRNHQQTHTGEKPFECTECGKSFSENGSLRNHQRTHTGEKPFKCIECGKSFSENGSLKKHQWTHTGEKPYKCIECGKSFSRSGNLRNHQQTHTGEKPFECMECGKSFSENGSLRNHQRTHTGEKPFKCIECGKSFSENGSLKKHQWTHTGEKPYKCIECGKSFSKSGNLRTHQWTHTGEKPFKCMECGKSFSLSGNLRTHQQTHTGEKPFKCIECGKSFSKSGNLRTHQRTHTGEKPFKCIECGKSFSNNGNLRRHQQTHTGEKPYKCIECGKSFSNRGYLRTHQRTHTGEKSFQCMECGKSFSNRGCLRTHQRTHTGEKPFKCMECGKEFSQSGALRRHQRTHTGEKPFKCMECGKEFSQSGDLRRHQRTHTGEKPFKCMECGKEFSQSGDLRNHQRTHTGEKPFQCIECGKSFSDSGCLRTHQRTHTGEKPYKCIECGKSFSKSGKLRRHQRTHTGEKPFQCMECGKSFSNRGCLRTHQRTHTGEKPDTVFFAP; this is translated from the exons atggtgtgtggaaAGAACATTAAtaatagtggaagccttagaagatatcaacggactcacacaggggagaaaccgtttaaatgcatggagtgtggaaagagcttcagtcagagtgcacaacttagatcacatcaatggactcacacaggggagaaaccatataaatgtatcgagtgtggaaagagctttagtgatattggaagccttagaaaacatcaacggactcacacaggggagaaaccattaaattgtatcgagtgtggaaagagcttcagtcggagtggaaaccttagaaatcatcaacagactcacacaggggagaaaccatttgaatgcatggagtgtggaaagagctttagtgaaaatggaagccttaggaaccatcaacggactcacacagtggagaaaccatataaatgtctggagtgtggaaagagcttcaatcggagtggacacctcaatatacatcaacggactcacacaggggagaaaccatataaatgtctggagtgtggaaagagttttactgatcgtggaagccttagaagacatcaacggactcacacaggggagaaaccatttaaatgcatggagtgtggaaaggaattcagtcagagtggagttcttaggaaccatcaacggactcacacaggggagaaaccatataaatgtctggagtgtggaaagagcttcagtcggagtggaaaccttagaaaacatcaacggactcacacaggggagaaaccatttaaatgtatcgagtgtggaaagagctttagtgaaaatggaagccttaggaaccatcaatggactcacacaggggagaaaccatataaatgtctggagtgtggaaagagttttagtgaTCGTGGAAGCCTTAGGaaccatcaatggactcacacaggggagaaaccatataaatgtctggagtgtggaaagagttttagtgatcgtggaagccttagatcacatcaatggactcacacaggggagaaaccatttaaatgtatcgagtgtggaaagagctttagtgaaaatggaaagcttagaagacatcaacggactcacacaggggagaaaccatttaaatgtatcgagtgtggaaagagctttagtgaaaatggaagccttaggaaacatcaatggactcacacaggggagaaaccatataaatgtatggagcgtggaaagagcttcagtctgagtggaaaccttagaacacatcaacagactcacacaggggagaaaccatttaaatgtatcgcgtgtggaaagagcttcagtcggagtggaacccttagaacacatcaactgactcacacaggggagaaaccatttaaatgcatggagtgtggaaagagcttcagtcagagtggaaaccttagaaatcatcaacagactcacacaggggcgaaaccatataaatgtctggagtgtggaaatagcttcagtcggagtggagatcttagaacacatcaacggactcacacaggggagaaaccatttgaatgcatggagtgtggaaagagctttagttacGATGCAggccttagacaacatcaacggactcacacaggggagaaaccatttaaatgcatggagtgtggaaaggaattcagtcagagtgcacaacttagatcacatcaacggactcacacaggggagaaaccatataaatgtctggagtgtggaaatagcttcagtcggagtggagatcttagaagacatcaacggactcacacaggggagaaaccatttaaatgcatggagtgtggaaagaactttaataatagtggaagccttagaagacatgAACGGactcacaccggggagaaaccatttgaatgcatagagtgtggaaagagctttagtaaaagtggaaaccttagatcacatcaacggactcacacaggggagaaaccatttaaatgtatcgagtgtggaaagagctttagtgaaaatggaaagcttaggaaccatcaatggactcacacaggggagaaaccatataaatgtatagagtgcggaaagagcttcagtgatagtggatgtcttagaagacatcaacggactcacacaggggagaaaccatttaaatgcatggaatgtggaaagagcttcagtcagagtggagaccttagaaatcatcaacggactcacacaggggagaaaccatataaatgtatcgagtgtggaaaggaattcagtcagagtggagatcttagaacacatcaacggactcacacaggggagaaaccatttaaatgcatggagtgtggaaagagcttcagtcagagtggagaccttagaaatcatcaacggactcacacaggggagaaaccatttaaatgcatggagtgtggaaagagcttcagtcagagtggagaccttagaaatcatcaacggactcacacaggggagaaaccatttcaatgtatggagtgtggaaagagcttta GCAGGGCTGCAGA ccttagaagatatcaacggactcacacaggggagaaaccgtttaaatgcatggagtgtggaaagagcttcagtcagagtgcacaacttagatcacatcaatggactcacacaggggagaaaccatataaatgtatcgagtgtggaaagagctttagtgatattggaagccttagaaaacatcaacggactcacacaggggagaaaccatttaaatgtatcgagtgtggaaagagcttcagtcggagtggaaaccttagaaatcatcaacagactcacacaggggagaaaccatttaaatgcatggagtgtggaaaggaattcagtcagagtggacacctcaatatacatcaacggactcacacaggggagaaaccatataaatgcatggagtgtggaaagagctttagtgatcgtggaagccttagatcacatcaatggactcacacaggggagaaaccatttaaatgcatggagtgtggaaaggaattcagtcagagtggagctcttagaagacatcaacggactcacacaggggagaaaccatttaaatgcatggagtgtggaaaggaattcagtcagagtggaagccttagaagatatcaacagactcacacaggggagaaaccatttaaatgcatggagtgtggaaaggaattcagtcagagtggagatcttagaagacatcaatggactcacacaggggagaaaccatttaaatatatcgagtgtggaaagagcttcagtcggagtggaaaccttagaaatcatcaacagactcacacaggggagaaaccatttgaatgcacggagtgtggaaagagctttagtgaaaatggaagccttaggaaccatcaacggactcacacaggggagaaaccatttaaatgtatcgagtgtggaaagagctttagtgaaaatggaagccttaagaaacatcaatggactcacacaggggagaaaccatataaatgtatcgagtgtggaaagagcttcagtcggagtggaaaccttagaaatcatcaacagactcacacaggggagaaaccatttgaatgcatggagtgtggaaagagctttagtgaaaatggaagccttaggaaccatcaacggactcacacaggggagaaaccatttaaatgtatcgagtgtggaaagagctttagtgaaaatggaagccttaagaaacatcaatggactcacacaggggagaaaccatataaatgtatcgagtgtggaaagagctttagtaaaagtggaaaccttagaacacatcaatggactcacacaggggagaaaccatttaaatgcatggagtgtggaaagagcttcagtctgagtggaaaccttagaacacatcaacagactcacacaggggagaaaccatttaaatgtatcgagtgtggaaagagctttagtaaaagtggaaaccttagaacacatcaacggactcacacaggggagaaaccatttaaatgtattgagtgtggaaagagctttagtaacaaTGGAAACCTAAGaagacatcaacagactcacacaggggagaaaccatataaatgtattgagtgtggaaagagctttagtaacagAGGAtatcttagaacacatcaacggactcacacaggggagaaatcatttcaatgtatggagtgtggaaagagctttagtaacagaggatgccttagaacacatcaacggactcacacaggggagaaaccatttaaatgcatggagtgtggaaaggaattcagtcagagtggagctcttagaagacatcaacggactcacacaggggagaaaccatttaaatgcatggagtgtggaaaggaattcagtcagagtggagatcttagaagacatcaacggactcacacaggggagaaaccatttaaatgcatggagtgtggaaaggaattcagtcagagtggagatcttaggaaccatcaacggactcacacaggggagaaaccatttcaatgtatagagtgcggaaagagcttcagtgatagtggatgtcttagaacacatcaacggactcacacaggggagaaaccatataaatgtatagagtgcggaaagagctttagtaaaagTGGAAAGCTTAggagacatcaacggactcacacaggggagaaaccatttcaatgtatggagtgtggaaagagctttagtaacagaggatgccttagaacacatcaacggactcacacaggggagaaaccagataccgtatttttcgccccatag